One Paenibacillus crassostreae DNA segment encodes these proteins:
- a CDS encoding metal ABC transporter substrate-binding protein, whose product MKSYYKISLVFVALAAILVTGCGKNNVVSTNASNNASTSEGTVQSEQKLKVVTSFYPMYEFSKQVAGDHAEVVVLVPTGTEPHDWEPSAKDMALVSDADIFVYNGIVEEWADKALESASNDKRIVVEASHGIDLMEGEAHDHGDGEEAHEHEEGEVHADEEAHDHEEGEVHTHEEAHEHEHILDPHVWLSPVLAQKQVTAILDAFVKADPANEEDYRKNAEAYIAQLQQLDEEFEAGLKDIKSKEFVTQHAAFGYLAKEYGLTQVAIAGLSPEEEPSPDKMVDIVKFAKEHNVTTIFFETLADPKVADTIAKEMGVRTDVLNPIEGLTKDETDEQMDYISVMKKNLEGLIIALNG is encoded by the coding sequence ATGAAATCATATTATAAAATATCACTCGTATTCGTAGCATTAGCAGCAATTCTTGTCACAGGATGTGGAAAAAACAATGTGGTCTCAACCAATGCATCGAATAATGCTTCAACGTCTGAGGGTACAGTTCAATCTGAGCAGAAATTGAAGGTCGTGACATCCTTTTATCCGATGTATGAATTTAGTAAACAGGTAGCAGGGGATCATGCAGAAGTGGTTGTTCTTGTTCCAACAGGAACAGAACCCCATGACTGGGAACCAAGTGCGAAAGATATGGCACTCGTATCGGATGCAGATATTTTTGTATATAACGGGATTGTTGAGGAATGGGCAGATAAGGCACTAGAGAGTGCTTCTAATGATAAACGTATTGTGGTTGAAGCAAGCCATGGTATTGATCTGATGGAAGGCGAAGCTCATGACCACGGAGATGGTGAAGAAGCACATGAACATGAGGAAGGAGAAGTCCATGCGGATGAGGAAGCCCATGATCATGAAGAGGGAGAAGTCCATACTCATGAAGAAGCACATGAACATGAGCATATCCTAGACCCACATGTGTGGTTGAGTCCAGTCCTAGCTCAGAAACAAGTAACTGCAATACTTGATGCGTTTGTCAAAGCTGATCCTGCTAATGAAGAAGACTATAGGAAAAATGCAGAGGCATATATAGCACAGCTTCAACAACTAGATGAAGAATTCGAAGCGGGGTTAAAGGATATTAAGTCAAAAGAATTTGTCACTCAACACGCAGCATTTGGATATTTAGCTAAGGAGTATGGATTAACACAAGTTGCGATTGCAGGTCTTTCTCCTGAAGAAGAACCATCTCCGGATAAGATGGTAGATATCGTAAAATTTGCGAAAGAACATAACGTAACAACGATATTCTTCGAAACACTAGCAGATCCCAAAGTAGCAGATACAATAGCTAAAGAGATGGGTGTAAGGACAGATGTTCTGAACCCGATTGAAGGGTTAACGAAAGACGAAACAGATGAACAAATGGATTATATTTCAGTGATGAAGAAGAATCTTGAGGGTCTGATTATTGCTTTAAATGGGTAG
- the adaB gene encoding methylated-DNA--[protein]-cysteine S-methyltransferase, with product MESKNKPTLYWSLLKFNELNIYIASTSKGLVFVGSQNKPFEELSEWAKKRFTGSPLVADDAKLEPYAIEITQYLEGKRKTFTVPFEYNGTAFQLAVWNALCEIPYGQTKSYSDIANEINKPAAVRAVGAAIGANPVLITVPCHRVVGKNGSLTGYRGGLEMKTLLLDLERQTLFSNE from the coding sequence ATGGAATCAAAGAATAAACCAACACTATATTGGTCTTTGCTAAAGTTTAATGAGTTGAATATTTATATAGCTTCAACATCTAAGGGACTTGTATTTGTCGGTTCACAGAACAAACCATTCGAGGAATTGTCCGAATGGGCTAAGAAACGCTTTACGGGAAGTCCCCTTGTTGCAGATGATGCAAAGCTTGAACCCTATGCGATTGAAATCACCCAGTATCTAGAAGGAAAACGAAAAACTTTTACTGTTCCATTTGAATACAATGGAACAGCGTTCCAGCTCGCAGTCTGGAACGCACTTTGTGAAATTCCATACGGGCAGACTAAGTCCTATTCCGACATTGCAAATGAGATAAATAAACCAGCAGCTGTTCGGGCTGTAGGGGCGGCGATTGGGGCTAATCCAGTATTAATCACCGTGCCATGTCATCGTGTAGTAGGAAAGAATGGATCATTAACCGGCTATCGTGGCGGATTAGAAATGAAGACACTGCTTTTAGATCTGGAAAGACAAACCTTATTTAGCAATGAGTGA